Genomic window (Leptotrichia sp. oral taxon 212):
CCTGTTATTAGAAATATCATTGTTATAATTTCAATAGAAATAGCCAAAAAGTTAGCTATTAGAAAATGTATCGGGATGTTCGAAAAATATATAAAATTTACAGTTCCTAAAAATATTTGTCCAAATAAAAACATAAGAATATTTATGAATATTGAAAAAATGATGATAGTCCTCAGTTCTTTTCTAATTTCTTCTATATAAATTATCATAAAATTTTTTATTATTTTCATAAATTTTTCGTTTATAAAAATATTTATGAAAAAGATAAGGGTAAATACAATATATAACTGTTGACTTATAAAGCGATATGCGTATAGAAAATTATTTTCAAGAAAAATATGTCCTTTTTTATCAATTAAGGCTAAAAAAATATAATTAAATAGTAAATAAAACCACATGTATTTATTTCTCTTAAAAATATTCCATTTAATTTGAAAATTTCTATTTAACAGTTTCATTTTATTCTCTCTTTCTATAATTTTATTTCAACCTTAGCTTCCTTAATGACATTTTTTACATCTTTATCATTATAGAGCATAATAAAATTATTTTTTAACAATATTAGAAATTCTTTATCATTTTTAGGTTTATTTTTACATATTATCTGAAAAAATAAAATTGATTTTTCAGGATATTTGTCATAAATAAGCATAGCAATTCTTTTTATAAAATTATTTTTATTTGATGGAGAAAGAAAAATCTTTTTTAAGTCATTATTATAATATTCCTCAATTTTATTTCCTGAATATGATTTTAATTCTTTTCCAATATTTTTCTTTACTATGATTGAAAATCCTTCAAGTAAGTGATTTATATATTTATTACTTCTATCATAATTTTTATTAATAAAAGGTTTTTCTGTTTCTTCTATAAAGTTCTTTAGTAAATAAAAATTATTAAAATTCATCATTGAATCAGATAATACATTTATTTGAATGACATTATCTTTAAAGGTTATAGGAAAAATCCTGTTTTTTTTAAAAGTCCATAAAATATCTGTCAGAAATAATTTTTTTATAAAAATTTTCCTATTTTCTATAGTTCCAGTAATTTTATTATACTCTTCTTCAAAATAAATCTCTATTTCACCTAAATTTTTAGCCTGTGCTTCAGAAATCCCTTTATAATATATTTTCTGATTAGATACATTCACAACTTTATATTTTTCTTTTTCAATTTTATTTGATTCAAGGAGTTCAATGTAAAGCCTGAATAAATAAACTGAAAGAAGAGATATTATCAAGGTTATAATTTTCATTTTTTTATATTTATTGTTTTGATCCATTAATATAACAGAAAAAAAGATTCCAAAAATAATCATTAACATAAATCCAAGTATATTAGTTATATTTGTGGAATTTACGGAATAAAGCATTTCGCTTATTGAAAAAAGATGATTATACGCATCATAACTGTAGATATTGTATTTAAAAAAATTAAGAAAACCTAGTAAAATAACCATTCCTATTCCAATATTTTTTTTATAGAAAAATGCTGTTATTATACCAAAAATGATTCCAAATATATACTGTAACATTGAGATGTATATTATTTGTAAAATACCAGCTTTAAGAAAAAAGAGCTGTATTATAATATAAAAAAGATAAGGAATATTTATAATAAATGAAACTGAAAATAATAGAAAAAATTTTTTTGAGTTAGATAATCTGCTCAAAAGTAAAAAGGCACTTTTATTTCCTTTTAAAAATATAGTGCATATATAATAAGAATTAATTGAAATCCAAATAACTGAAAAATAATTTCCAATTATTTGTGTTCCAATGTCTTGAAATTGGAGTACTGTCAATAGAGTGATTATAAAGAAATTAAGTATTATCCTATTTCTTAAACCATTAAATCCTTCAAGATTTACTATTAAAACTGATTTTTTTATAATATCTTTCATATTAATTATCTCCATTATAATTCATCAAATAAAAATAAGCGTCTTCTAAAGTAGGTGATACTTCAATTAAACATTTGTCTTCATTTTTATTAAAATGTTCCAAAAAGAATCTTAGTTCCAATTTGTTTTTCTTTCTGGTAACAGAAATCAAATTTTTATAAATTTTCTTATTCATATCGTTAATATCAGATATTTCATCAATAAATATTTTTCCTTCGATTTTCTCAAGGAGATTAGTAATTAGTCCACTATATATCAATTTTCCTTTTTTCATTACTCCTATATTCTCACATAAAATAGAAATATCTGAAATTATATGTGTAGAAATAATAATAATCCTATTTTTTTCATATTCATTAATAAGATTTCTAAATCTTAGTCTTTCGCCAGGATCAAGGCCGACAGTAGGTTCATCTAATATAATAAGTTTAGAATCTCCTATTAAAGCTTGAGCTATTGCAAGTCTTTGCTTCATTCCGCCTGATAAATTATTAATTTTACTGTTTATTTTTTCCTGCAGATTAATTTTTTCAATAATTTCATATATTTCTTTTCTTCTATTTTGAGGGTTATCTTTCATTTTCTTTAATGACAGTATATAATCTAAAGTTTCATAGACAGTTAAATTATTGAAAAATTCAAATTTCTGGGGAAGATATCCAATAATATTTCTAATTTCCTGAATACTATCATTATAATTTTTTCCATCAACTTGAATGTTTCCTGTCTGAATTGGAAGAATAGTGGCAATAGTTTTTAGCAGACTTGTTTTTCCGGCGCCATTTTCTCCCAGCAAACCATATACTCCTTCATTAATTGAAACATTAATGTCATTCAAACATTTTGTTTTACTTTTTAAATATTTTTTTGATAAATTAGTAATTTTTATATTCATAATAATTCCTCTATTCTGTAGTGAAATAGATTTTGAGTGCAGTACAATTCCTTATACGTTAATTATATCTTGCTTTTATTAAATGTCAATAAATAAGTATTGATATGGCATGTTATTTATTTTAAAAGATTAGCCTATAAAACAGTATTACTTATCCGGTTTTAAAGTTTTTATACGGAATATAAAGTAATAATATTTAAATATTACAACCAGAATAAGTGCCAATCTTAAATAATTATTTTTCAGAAGAAAAATAGGAAATGCAATCATTGTACTTGATAGACACAGTAATCCTATTTTGGCTTTCAGTGTCATGCTTCTGTTCTTTTCAAAATCTTCAAGATAATTTTTATATATCCTTGTCTGGGTAAACCATCTATGAAATCTTTCGGATCCCCTTGCAAAAAAGAAACTTGCCAGAAGAAGAAAAGGAACTGTAGGAAGTCCTGGTAGAAAAGAACCGGCAATTCCCAGACCCATTGAAATAAATCCAAGTATAACGTATATTATTTTCATATAATCCTTTCTGAGTTTGAATTTTCTCTCCATCTGATAATAACATTAATATAAAACTTTTTCAATTAATAATTGTCTTAAAGGTACAAATTAGTTATAAATTGTGATATAATCTAAGTTAAATATAAAATGAAAATAATATATATGAAAAGAAACTATAAATGTTTAGTATAAGTTAAGGAGGAAATATGTTGGAAAAACTGTCCCGTTTAAGAGAGGACGTACTGGAAAAACTTAATAATGTAGGAAATCTTGATGAACTGAATGATCTGAAGGTAAAAATTTTAGGTAAAAAGGGAGAATTTACAGCTATAATGAAAGGAATGGCAGAAATTGCCGCTGAAAAGAGAGCTGAATTCGGTAAAGTTACAAATGAATTAAAAGTCATTCTGCAGGACAGATTTGATGAAAAGCTTAATACATTAAAGGAAATGGCGAAACAGGAAAGACTGAAAAATGAAACTATAGATATTACACTTCCAGGAAGAAAGGCAAATGAAGGCTCGCTTCATCCATTGACAAAAACAGTTGCTGAAATAAAGGAAATAGTTTCTGATATGGGATTTGACATTGTTGACGGGCCTGAAATAGAATATACAAAATATAATTTTGATGCATTGAACATACCAAAAACTCATCCTTCAAGGGAAGTGTCTGACACTTTCTATATTCAGGATGATGTGGTGCTTAGAACACAGACATCCGGAATGCAGATAAGATATATGCTTGACAGAAAGCCGCCTTTCAGAATGGTATCTATCGGAAAAGTTTACAGACCTGATTACGATGTATCTCACACTCCTATGTTTCATCAGATGGAAGGGCTTATGATAGGTGAAGATGTTTCTTTTGCAAACTTCAAGGCAATACTTGAAAATATTGTAAAGAAAATATTTGGAAAAGAAAGAAACGTAAGGTTCAGACCTCATTTTTTCCCATTCACCGAACCTTCGGCAGAAATGGATGTTGAATGCGGTGTATGTAAAGGAAAAGGCTGCAGAGTGTGTAAGGGAACAGGATGGCTTGAAATTCTTGGAAGCGGAATGGTAAATCCGAAAGTTCTTGAAGGTGTAGGAATAGACCCTAAGAAATATCAGGGATTTGCATTTGGACTTGGACTTGAAAGAATTACAATGCTAAAATATGGAATTGATGATTTAAGGGCATTTTATGATAATGATGTAAGATTTTTAGATCAGTTCTAATATTAAACAGGAATTTATAAATCTGTATTTCGATATTGGTAAGATTATTTTAAATTCCCAAAAGATGGAAAGAACGTACTGTAATGGTACCAGAAAATGAAAATTAAGGAGGAAAAATGCTGATTTCTTTAAATTGGTTAAAGCAATATATAGATTTAGACGGAATAGAAATAAATGAAATGGAAAATGCCCTGACTATGATAGGACAGGAAGTTGAAAAAATTGATATAGTGGGTGGAAATCTTGATAAGGTTGTTGTTGCACATCTTGAGGAAGTAAAAAAACATCCAAATGCTGATAGTCTGACTTTATGTAAGGTAAATAACGGAAAAGAAATTCTTCAGATTGTCTGTGGTGCCACAAATCATAAAACAGGAGATAAAGTTGCACTGGCACAGGTGGGAGCAAGACTTAAAGAAGACTTTACAATTAAAAAAGGTAAAATAAGGGGGGAAGAATCAAATGGAATGTTATGTTCTGAAGATGAACTGGGAATAGGAAGTGACAAGGATGGAATTATAATCCTTCCTGAAGATGCACCTGTAGGTGTGCCATTTAAGGATTATCTTGGAATAAACGATACTGTATTTGAACTGGAAATAACTCCAAACAGGCCTGACTGTCTTTCGCACATTGGGATTGCAAGGGAGCTTTCAGCATATTATGGTAAGGAGCTTAAATATCCTGAAACAGAAATAAAAAATGAAATCGAAGAGAAAACGTCAGATAATGTAAAAGTTACTATAGAAGACAGTAATCTTTCCAGAAGATATGTAACAAGAATTCTGAAAAATGTGACTGTAAAGGAAAGTCCAAAATGGCTTAAGGAAAGAATAGAATCTGTTGGACTTAGAAGTATTAATAACATAGTCGATGTATCCAACTTTATTCTCATGGAAATGAATCATCCTAACCATGTTTTTGACCTTAATAAAATTGATGGAAACGAAATAAAAGTAAAATCAGCAGGAAATGAAGATAAGCTTGTAACTCTTGATGAACAGGAAAGAGAGCTTGAAGATGGTGATATCGTAATATGTGACAGCAAGAGAATAATTGCTCTTGGTGGTGTCATGGGAGGACTTGATTCGGAAGTTACAGATAACACTAAAAATATTCTTCTGGAAGTTGCACATTTTAATTCCCAGAATGTTAGAAAAACTTCAAGAAGACTTACGTTGTCAAGTGATTCTTCATATAGATTTGAAAGAGGAATTGATGTTGAAGATTCAATAAAAGTAATAAACAGACTTGCCAATCTTATACAGGAAGTGGCAGGTGGAGAAATTTTAAACGGTTATGTGGATGTTTATCCTGTTCCACATGAAAATAAAGTAGCGGAACTTAATTTTGAAAGACTGAACAGATTTGTCGGAAAAGTTATTCCAAGGGAGAAAGTAATAGAAATTTTGAAAAATCTTGAAATAGATGTTAAAGATAATGGGGAAACTCTTACTCTTACAGCTCCTTCATACAGAGGGGATCTGGAGCTTGAGCAGGACTATTTTGAAGAGATAATCAGAATGTATGGTTTTGATAATATAGAAAATATTCTTCCAAGAGTGGATATAAATCAGAACGCCACACTTGATACTACAAAACTTACTGACAGAGTAAAGACAATATGTGCAAGTGCAGGACTGAAAGAAGTTATAAACTACAGCTTTATTCCTAAAAATGCACTGCAGAAATTGAAATATACAGGAGTTTCGGAAGATAAGCTGATTGATATATCAAATCCGATAACTGAGGATTTTGTTACAATGAGACCTACATTGTTATATAGTCTTATAAAAAATGCAAAGGATAACATGAACAGAAACATTTCAAATATAAGATTCTTTGAAGTGAGCAGAACTTTTGAGAAGGCTGAAGAACTGGCAAAGGAAGACATAAAACTGGGAATTATACTGGCTGGGGAAAATGATAAAACTTTATGGAATCCAAAACCTGTTCACTATGATTTTTATGATCTGAAAGGAATTGTAGAAGAAATTTTTTCAAAGCTGAAATTTCAGAATTTTTCATTGAAAAGATCGGTTCAGACAGAATTTCATCCGGGAAGGTCAGCTGATGTATTTGTTGGAAAGGAATATATTGGAAGTTTTGGAGAAATACATCCTGATGTTTTGGAAAATTTTGACTTGAATAAAAAGACGGTTCTTGTTGCAGAATTTAATATAGACCTGATTAAAAAATATATAAACAAACCTTTTGTTTATGAAGGAATTGTTAAATATCCTGCAGTTCCAAGAGATCTTGCGCTTGTAATGAATGAAAATATACTGGTGGGGGATGTACTGAAGACAATTGAAAAAATTGATAGAAAAGTCGAAAAAGTGGAACTGTTTGACATCTATCAGGGAATTGGAGTGGAACCTGGTAAAAAGAGTGTGGCTATAAGTATTCTTTTAAGGGATAACACTAAAACTCTTGAAGAAAAGGAAATCAATGATATTGTTGATAAGATTCTGGCTAAGATGAAAAAGGATTATATGGCGGAATTAAGACAGTAGTAATGCTTTGTAAAAGATTACAAAACACAGAATTTTAATGTTAAATTAAGAGGTGAATTTTAGGCATGGCCTTTGAAAATTATAAATATAAATTGAAATAATTTTCCGGGTCATGTTTTTTTATAAAATTAGTTAAAGGTATAATATATAGAAATTTTACAAAAAAAGGATGATGACATGAAGGCGATTGTGTTTTTAAATGGAGAATACAGGTATTCTCAGGAATTTATAGATAGCCTATTTGATGAAAACACTGTTCTGTTCTGTGCAGACGGTGGAGCAAACTATGCTTATAAATACAGAAAGAAGCCATCTTGTATAATAGGTGATTTAGATTCCATAGATAATTCTGTTCTGGAATACTTTAAATCTCAGAATATAAATATTGAGAAATATAATCCTGAAAAAGATTACACAGATTTTGAATTAATTCTGCAAAAAATTGATGAGATGGAAAAAAAGAGTGATTCTAAATTTGCAGCAATAAATATTTTAGGAGCTTTAGGGAAAAGAACGGATTTGACTTTGAATAATTTATTTCTTATGGAAAATTATCCGAATATATCAGTTTTATCAGAAGATGAGGAAATCTTTTATAAAGAAGAATCTTTTTCAATAATTAATAAGAGAAATTATGGTTTTTCTATAATTCCGTTAGATGAAACAATAAAAAATCTGACATTAGAAGGTTTTAAATATGAAACTTTTAATCTTGATGTGGAAAGAAAAATTTCCCGTCTTGTCAGTAACTTAATAATCTCTGATGAATGTAAAGTAACATTTGAAAAAGGTAAAATGTTAGTTATTTTGAGAAAAAAATAAATATAGAGGAGCTGATTAAGTTAGAAAAATTATGAATTAAGTACATAAAAACTATATTTTTTCATTTACTAAAATTTTACTCATATAAAACAGTCATTCATTAAGGAAAAGTCAAAAACTTGCTTAAAGGCTTAAATAGATGACTTTTCCTAAATTCATTTCCTGTTTTACATTGTAAAATTTTAAGTAATTCAAAAATATGATTTTTATGTGAAAATTCAATTTTTTTCTTTAAACAGCTCTTTTTATTGATTTTTCTCAAAATGGTCAGGGTTATGTCTTTTTCATATTTACTTTTAAAAAAAGATTATTAAGGTATAATATAAATAAATGAAAAATATTGTCGCACGCATGCGATAATATAAAATATAAAAATGGAGGAAAAAATGAAAATAATTTCGGTTGTTAATCCGAAAGGCGGAGCAGGAAAGACCGTAACAGCGGTAAATATCTCATATGCTATGCATAACAGGGGTAAAAAAGTCCTGTTAATTGATGCTGATGCAAGAGGAGCAGTTTCAGTATATTTAGGATTGAAAAATGAAAATACACTGTTTCATTTAATAAAAGAACAGTATGAAAAATTAAATGTGTCTGATCTAAAAAAATATATAATTGAGAAAAATGGAATTGATATAATAATTTCAGATGCTGAATTAAATAAAATGGACAGCTATTTTATAATTGAAAATCAGGATTCCCAGGCTCAGATTGACAGTATTGCAAATATACTTTATCTGTTCAATGATTATGATTATGTTGTATTTGATACAGAAGGAACTGTAAATAATCTTACGAAAGCGGTTTTAAAGGCAACAGACTATATATTTGCTCCGTCCAAAAGTTCGGCAATAGATATAAACGGACTTGCAGACCTACTTAATATGTATGATATTTCAAAGGTGAGCAATCCAAAACTTGAAATAAGAAAAATATTTCTTGTACAGACAAAACAGAACACAATAGTTTATAAGGAAACAAAAGATGAACTTATGAAGTACTTTTCCAATAATGAATTTTCTGAAATTTCAGTGAGGGAAGATCAGAATATACTTAATTCAATGAAACAGCAGAAAGATATATTTTCCTACAGAAGTTACTCCAATGCAGCGATAGATTATAAAAATCTTGTTGATGAATTTTTACAGGAGGAGGAAGAAGATGAGTATTAACAGTATTTTAGAAAAAAGAAATAAATTTCAGCAGGTAGCAGAAACTACAAGTAACTTTGATTTTAAATTTTATGGAATTGAAGATGAAACAACAAGAAACGAACTTCTCCAGAAAGAAGAAATAGCTAAGAGAAATATAATGCAGATACAGAGAAATACAATAGAGTTAGGAAAAATACTTTATGAAACTCAGGAACTGCTTGCAAATAATAAGAATGGTGCATTTAACGGATGGTTTCTCAACCTTGGACTGAAGAAGGATTTTGTTTACAGGGAAATACAGAGATATAAAATATTTTTAAAATATCATAATGAAAAAATTAAAGAACTCTCCATAAGAACAATAAAGTATATAAGCAGCAATGAAATGACTGAGGAGCAGGTAATAGAAATTATTGAAGCGGAAGAGCCTTCAAAGAAAATAGATGAAATTGAAAAAAGTCTGAAAAATGACCTGACATCAGAAGAAAAGATAAAGGTTCTTGAAGTCAAAATAATACAGGCAAGGAAAAATATTTTAAAATGGGAACAGGAAATAGAAAAGTTAAGAAGCTGATTTAACAAGCTACCGGCTTAACTTAAAAAAATTACAATTTAAGAGGTAATATAAAAACATGAAAAAATTTAGACTGGAAAAGGAATACCAGAGGATGAAAATATCCCAGTATCTGAGGGAAGTGCAGAATTATTCAGGAAGAAGTCTCAGAAATGTGGAGGTATTCCTAAATGGAAAGAAGGTAAGGACTACAAAAAAACTGCCTTCAAGCGGTATATTGAGGGTAATTGAAAAGGAAAAGGGGACAGATATAAAGCCGATAAAACTGAATCTTGATATAGTGTTTGAAGATGAAGATATCCTGATTGTAAACAAGGAGCCTTTTCTTCTGACGCACCCTACACAAAAAAAAGCTGATTTTACCCTTGCAAATGGAATAGTGTATTATTTCAAGGAAAAATACGGTAAGGAAATGGTACCGAGATTTTACAACAGGCTTGATATGAACACATCAGGGCTCATAATTATAACAAAAAACAGCTTTGCCCAGGCTTTTTTACAGAATTTTTCAATATTTGAAAAGAAATACATGGCAATAGTTGAAGGAATTATTGATTCTGATGAGAAAATTGTTATAGAAAAGCCTATCTATAGGGATGGAGATAATTTGCAGAGAATTATAGATGAAAGA
Coding sequences:
- a CDS encoding ATP-binding cassette domain-containing protein, translating into MNIKITNLSKKYLKSKTKCLNDINVSINEGVYGLLGENGAGKTSLLKTIATILPIQTGNIQVDGKNYNDSIQEIRNIIGYLPQKFEFFNNLTVYETLDYILSLKKMKDNPQNRRKEIYEIIEKINLQEKINSKINNLSGGMKQRLAIAQALIGDSKLIILDEPTVGLDPGERLRFRNLINEYEKNRIIIISTHIISDISILCENIGVMKKGKLIYSGLITNLLEKIEGKIFIDEISDINDMNKKIYKNLISVTRKKNKLELRFFLEHFNKNEDKCLIEVSPTLEDAYFYLMNYNGDN
- a CDS encoding YbaN family protein, which gives rise to MKIIYVILGFISMGLGIAGSFLPGLPTVPFLLLASFFFARGSERFHRWFTQTRIYKNYLEDFEKNRSMTLKAKIGLLCLSSTMIAFPIFLLKNNYLRLALILVVIFKYYYFIFRIKTLKPDK
- the pheS gene encoding phenylalanine--tRNA ligase subunit alpha, translating into MLEKLSRLREDVLEKLNNVGNLDELNDLKVKILGKKGEFTAIMKGMAEIAAEKRAEFGKVTNELKVILQDRFDEKLNTLKEMAKQERLKNETIDITLPGRKANEGSLHPLTKTVAEIKEIVSDMGFDIVDGPEIEYTKYNFDALNIPKTHPSREVSDTFYIQDDVVLRTQTSGMQIRYMLDRKPPFRMVSIGKVYRPDYDVSHTPMFHQMEGLMIGEDVSFANFKAILENIVKKIFGKERNVRFRPHFFPFTEPSAEMDVECGVCKGKGCRVCKGTGWLEILGSGMVNPKVLEGVGIDPKKYQGFAFGLGLERITMLKYGIDDLRAFYDNDVRFLDQF
- the pheT gene encoding phenylalanine--tRNA ligase subunit beta; the protein is MLISLNWLKQYIDLDGIEINEMENALTMIGQEVEKIDIVGGNLDKVVVAHLEEVKKHPNADSLTLCKVNNGKEILQIVCGATNHKTGDKVALAQVGARLKEDFTIKKGKIRGEESNGMLCSEDELGIGSDKDGIIILPEDAPVGVPFKDYLGINDTVFELEITPNRPDCLSHIGIARELSAYYGKELKYPETEIKNEIEEKTSDNVKVTIEDSNLSRRYVTRILKNVTVKESPKWLKERIESVGLRSINNIVDVSNFILMEMNHPNHVFDLNKIDGNEIKVKSAGNEDKLVTLDEQERELEDGDIVICDSKRIIALGGVMGGLDSEVTDNTKNILLEVAHFNSQNVRKTSRRLTLSSDSSYRFERGIDVEDSIKVINRLANLIQEVAGGEILNGYVDVYPVPHENKVAELNFERLNRFVGKVIPREKVIEILKNLEIDVKDNGETLTLTAPSYRGDLELEQDYFEEIIRMYGFDNIENILPRVDINQNATLDTTKLTDRVKTICASAGLKEVINYSFIPKNALQKLKYTGVSEDKLIDISNPITEDFVTMRPTLLYSLIKNAKDNMNRNISNIRFFEVSRTFEKAEELAKEDIKLGIILAGENDKTLWNPKPVHYDFYDLKGIVEEIFSKLKFQNFSLKRSVQTEFHPGRSADVFVGKEYIGSFGEIHPDVLENFDLNKKTVLVAEFNIDLIKKYINKPFVYEGIVKYPAVPRDLALVMNENILVGDVLKTIEKIDRKVEKVELFDIYQGIGVEPGKKSVAISILLRDNTKTLEEKEINDIVDKILAKMKKDYMAELRQ
- a CDS encoding thiamine diphosphokinase, translating into MKAIVFLNGEYRYSQEFIDSLFDENTVLFCADGGANYAYKYRKKPSCIIGDLDSIDNSVLEYFKSQNINIEKYNPEKDYTDFELILQKIDEMEKKSDSKFAAINILGALGKRTDLTLNNLFLMENYPNISVLSEDEEIFYKEESFSIINKRNYGFSIIPLDETIKNLTLEGFKYETFNLDVERKISRLVSNLIISDECKVTFEKGKMLVILRKK
- a CDS encoding ParA family protein: MKIISVVNPKGGAGKTVTAVNISYAMHNRGKKVLLIDADARGAVSVYLGLKNENTLFHLIKEQYEKLNVSDLKKYIIEKNGIDIIISDAELNKMDSYFIIENQDSQAQIDSIANILYLFNDYDYVVFDTEGTVNNLTKAVLKATDYIFAPSKSSAIDINGLADLLNMYDISKVSNPKLEIRKIFLVQTKQNTIVYKETKDELMKYFSNNEFSEISVREDQNILNSMKQQKDIFSYRSYSNAAIDYKNLVDEFLQEEEEDEY
- a CDS encoding RluA family pseudouridine synthase; translated protein: MKKFRLEKEYQRMKISQYLREVQNYSGRSLRNVEVFLNGKKVRTTKKLPSSGILRVIEKEKGTDIKPIKLNLDIVFEDEDILIVNKEPFLLTHPTQKKADFTLANGIVYYFKEKYGKEMVPRFYNRLDMNTSGLIIITKNSFAQAFLQNFSIFEKKYMAIVEGIIDSDEKIVIEKPIYRDGDNLQRIIDERGQYAKTVIKPIKKFKDKNVTLAECELFTGRTHQIRVHLKSIGHTIVGDELYGKGIDIEKGVKRQFLHAYRVKFNHPATKKEMEIEIPLAEDMKEFLEK